TGAATAACTTAGGATATAATGCCTCCTTATTACCTCTCTTCTCTAATATACCTCATCGCGATAATTTAAAAAGAACAATAGATTCAACTTACTATACTTGTATATTGTTTGGAGGTATTCATAGTGGCGCCCCTGTCAAAGTTTTTATTAATGAATTGAAAGAATATTGTAGTGAAAAAAAACGTTTGTTAAAATTTGTTTTTATAGGAAGGTCTGGAGAAACTAGTAAAGAGTGGACTTCGGTATTGGAAGACTTTGATATTCCTTATCGTGTAACAGGCGAATGTGATCCAAAAGAAATTTCTGAATATTTGCATGAAGCGGATTTAGGTATTAGTACTACCCCATATTTTCTGGTGGAGAAAAGTGGTACGGTTGCCGCTATGCTCAGTCATTCATTACCTGTATTATGTGTGGCGCGTTCATGGAGCCCTAAGTTAAGTATGGATGAAATAAGGGTTGATTCTGTAGTTTGTTATAAAGTTGACAGTTTAAAGAAATCATTCCCTATTAATACTACCCTGAATAGAAGTTTTTTTGAACTGAGGGATATAAGCGAATTGTTTATAAAGGAGCTAAAATAATGGCTGAATTTTCATATTTATATAAGAACAGAGCCCGGTTTCCTTTTGGGTCAGTCGCATACTTAAGAGCTTATGCCAAACGTTTGTTAAGCATTGGAGAACTATTGAGACGCAACCGTGTGCGAAATAGATTACAAAAAAAAGGAGCCTTTATACATCCTTGTGCAGAAATAGGAGATGTAAAAGCCGATGGAGTAAAGAAAAATTTAAAAATTGGTGCTTTTTCTTTTTTGGGGAGAGTAGAACTGGCCCTACACGATAAAATTCAAATTGGAGAAAAAGTATGTATAAATGATGGTTCGATATTGCTTACAGCTTCTCATGATATCTCTGATCCGGAATGGAAACATAAAAAAGCGCCAATAATAATTGATGATTATGCTTGGATTTGTACCAACGTAACAATTTTGCCAGGTGTACATGTTGGTCGTGGGGCTGTATTGGGAGCTGGAGCAGTGGTGAGTAAAAATGTCGCACCCTATGATGTGGTAGCGGGAAATCCTGCAAAATCTACAGGAAAAAAGCGTGTTGAAGAACTAAATTATAACCCATGTGAGTTTTTGGCTTCCAATGCTTCATGGTTAAAGGGATAGATATTTAATATGAATAAAATTATACTTTCTCATCCAACTGGAAATGCCAATGTTCGTGCAGCTGCGGTTGGTATGAAGGAGGCAGGCATATTAGAAGAGTTTCATACATCAATTGCAATTTTTCCTAAAGGCATTTTATCTAAACTGTCAGGATTACCGGGACCATTTTCTGAAATAAACAGAAGAACCTTTGAAACTTGTTTAAAGGATTTGACTTATTCTTCACCTTTTTGGGAAGTGGGCAGGTTGATTTCTGCTAAAGCAGGTATTTCATCCTTTATTGAACATGAAAAGGGTGTCTTTTGTGTGGATGCTGTTTATCACCAAATGGATAAGAATGTAGGAAAACGACTACAAAGAAGAAACACCCATTTTAATGCAATATATGCCTATGAAGATGGAGCACTTTATTCCTTTGAAATAGCCAAACAAATTGGAGTATGTTGCATTTATGATTTGCCAATTGGGTATTGGAGAGCAGCCAAAAGATTGATGGAATCAGAGTTGGAAAAGTGGCCGGAATGGTCAGGGACACTAACTGGCTTTAAAGACTCCTTGGCTAAATTGTCAAAAAAAGACGAGGAACTAAGACTTGCAGATAGAATTTTTGTAGCGAGTACTTTTACTGCAAAAACACTTCAGGAGTATCCTGGCAATTTGAGCAAAATAGATGTTATACCTTATGGCTTTCCTCCGGTAGGAGAAATTAAAAAATACAGCAGCCATAAATCGCTAAAGATTTTATTTGTTGGTGGATTGTCCCAACGAAAGGGCATTGCATATTTGTTTGATGCTGTGGAGTATTTAGGAGATGCTGTTGACTTAACAGTTGTTGGGCATAAATTGGTTGAGGATTGCCAACCATTGAATGAGGCACTGAATAAGCATAAATGGATACCTAGTTTATCACATGGTGACATTTTAAAACTTATGCACCAACAGGATGTATTAGTTTTTCCATCTCTTTTTGAAGGTTTTGGGTTGGTGATTACAGAAGCTATGTCGCAAGGAACTCCTGTTATTACTACAGACCGCACAGCAGGACCGGATCTGATTGAACATGGAAAAAACGGATGGATTATTGAAGCAGGTTCCAAAGAAGCAATAATAAATTCTTTGGAGGAAATATTATACAATCCAGGGAGAATTTCGGATGTTGGGAAAGCCGCAAGGCAAACCGCCATGAATCGTCCTTGGAGCGCATATGGAGAGGAATTAGCAAAAAAAATTAAGGACATAGCGGACTAAACTTTTTAAAATAGCAAGCTTGGATATAATTAATTAGATTTAATGGTTGTTTAATTTATGAGAGAGAATAAGGCTATTTCAGGTTTTACTTCTTTGGAATCAAAAAAAGAATTCACAGAGCTCCATGAGGAAGGAAAATTTGACTCTTTGTTCATGCTAAAAAGAGGTGTCTGGCTATATTTTTTTCTGCTCATATTTGAAGGAGCTCTGAGAAAATGGGTATTACCTGGGCTTGCCACTCCTTTGCTTGTTGTTCGGGATCCTTTAGCAATTTGGCTTTTGATCAGTGCCTCACAAAAAGGATTATTTAAACTAAATAACTATATTGTTCTAGCCTGGATTCTTACCATTATTTCATTGTATACCACTTTATTTTTCGGACATGGAAACGGAATGATTGCATTGTACGGTTTTCGTATTTTTTTCTTACAATTTCCCATAATTTTCTTAATAGGTCAACTGTTTAATAAGGATGATGTAGTTCAGATCGGTAAGGTATTATTGTGGCTGCATATTGGCATGACAATTTTGGTGGCTGTCCAATTCTTCAGCCCACAGACAGCTTGGGTAAACAGAGGAATTGGCGGAGAAATGGAAGGATCTGGTTTTACAGGTGGAGGAGGATATTTCAGAGTTCCCGGGACCTTTTCTTTTACAAATGGTTTATCCTCTTTTTATGGGTTTGTTAGTGTTTTTGTCTTTTATTTTTGGTTGGATAATAGCAATAAAATATCTAATTGGTTTCTTATTCTTGCAACATTTGCTCTGCTTGCTGCCATTCCGCTGACGATAAGCCGGACCGTTTTCTTTCAATTTTTAGTAACAGCCATCTTTTCTATCTTTACCACAGCTAAAAGGCCTAAGGCCTTTTTTAGAATTTTAGGTTCATTTATAACTGGTACAGTTTTATTATATATACTAAGCACGTTGGTTTTTTTCCAAACAGCTATTACAGCATTTACAGAACGTTTTACAAATGCATCGGAAGTTGAGGGTGGGGTTGAAGGGACATTAATTGATCGTTTTCTTGGGGGGGCAGTATTTGCTTTAACCAATGATAAGAATATTGATTTTTGGGGAGCAGGGCTGGGAATGGGAACAAACGTAGCTGCAAATTTATTGACCGGAAACAGTGTTTTTCTAATCTCTGAAGAAGAGTGGGGAAGACTCATTGGTGAAATGGGGATATTGTTAGGCTTTGCTGCAATTGCTATACGTTTCACACTAGTTTTAAGTATGTTTTTAAAGGCATGGAAAGTTTTAAATCGGGGGAATTATTTACCTTGGCTTTTATTTAGTCTTTGTGGTACTTTAGTGTTGATGGGAACATGGGCACAGCCAACCGCACTAGGTTTTGCAGTTTTTACAGGTGGCTTACTTCTTGCAAGTTTAAAAGAAGGTGAAATATGAATTGATTATGAGTAGATTATTAAGGTTTGTCCTGATTGGAAATTACAAGCTTGACAAGCAAGAAAGTATGGCCCGATATGCTAATAGTCTGCAAATTGGTTTATCTGAAGCTGGAATACATGCAGAGATTTGGTATCCAGTAGTTTTTTTTGCTCGTTGGTCTAAGTCGACTATTACCGGACTGGGGAAATGGTTAGGTTATTTAGATAAATGGATTCTCTTTCCTCTAGTTTTAAAATTTCGAATTCTGATCTTTCGCATAAAGCATTCTGATGAGAATATATTCTTTCATGTTTGTGATCATTCAAATGCTCCATATCTTGCCCATTTGCCATTAAATAGAAGCGGAATCACTTGTCATGATGTGCTGGCGATTCGCGGAGCTTTAGGATTTAAAGATGCTTACTGCCCAGCTTCACCAGCAGGTAAAGTTCTCCAAAAATGGATCCTTGCAAATTTAATAAAAGCAAAAAGACTGACTGCAGTATCTCAATTTACTTTAAATCAATTGTATGAATTGGCCTCGGGAGAAAGGAATAATCAGAATGGTAAAAAATGGAGAGTCATTCATAACTTTTACAATGCATCCTTTGAGCCAATGGATGTTGAAAAAAGGCGCAAAATGCTTTTGAATATTTTACCTGATACAGAGTTTATCCTTCATGTAGGATCCTCGCTGCCCAGAAAGAATAGGCCTCTTCTGATTGGCATGCTAAAAAATATTGGAGATAAATGGGATGGGAAAGTTTGTTTTGCAGGTGAGAAATTAGATGAAGAATTGAAAAATATTATTGATGGATCTGGTTTGAAAGATAGGTTTTTTTCAGTAGAGAAACCTGAACACGATACATTGGTGGCATTGTATTCCAGCTGTCTAGCCTTTATTTTCCCATCATTTTCTGAAGGATTTGGCTGGCCATTAATAGAGGCGCAGGCATGTGGCGCTCCTGTTATAGCAAGTAAAATAGAGTCATTGAATGAAGTGAGCGGAGGAAGTGCATTGCATGCCGATCCTGAAAAACCAGCTGAATTTGCAAATGCATTTCTACAAGTCCTTGAGAAGTCTTTCAGAGATCAGTTAATTAGAAAGGGATTTGATAACTGTGCTAGATTTGAAAAGTCACGATTAATTGGGGAGTTCATTCAACTTTATACAGACAGATAGTAATGTTTAAGAAACTTATACCATTGATGCTCCCGTGGAAGCTTAAAAGATGGTTTTTAAATAAATATTTTGGTTTTGAAATTCATCCTTCAGCGAAAATTGGCTTAGCATGGGTTTATCCTCATAAGCTTGTTATGGGGCCTGGTACCCGCATTGATCATTTTACTATAGCCATTCATCTGGACCTTATTGAAATGCGAGCTAATTCAATAATTGGAAGAAATAATTGGATCACTGGACTTAGCACCCAAACTGAATCAATACATTTCTCTCATCAAACAAATAGAAAGGCAGAGTTATACATGGGAGAAGAGGCTGCAATTACCAAGAATCACCACATTGATTGTACTAATCGAATTGCAATAGGCAGGTTTGCCACAATTGCAGGATACCAAACTCAATTACTGACACATTCAATTGATGTATTTGAAAATCGACAGGATAGTTTACCAATTATAATTGGAGATTATACATTTGTGGGTACAAATTGTGTAGTGCTGGGTGGGGCAAAACTACCTTCTCAAAGT
The Sporocytophaga myxococcoides DSM 11118 genome window above contains:
- a CDS encoding acyltransferase, which produces MAEFSYLYKNRARFPFGSVAYLRAYAKRLLSIGELLRRNRVRNRLQKKGAFIHPCAEIGDVKADGVKKNLKIGAFSFLGRVELALHDKIQIGEKVCINDGSILLTASHDISDPEWKHKKAPIIIDDYAWICTNVTILPGVHVGRGAVLGAGAVVSKNVAPYDVVAGNPAKSTGKKRVEELNYNPCEFLASNASWLKG
- a CDS encoding glycosyltransferase family 4 protein; its protein translation is MNKIILSHPTGNANVRAAAVGMKEAGILEEFHTSIAIFPKGILSKLSGLPGPFSEINRRTFETCLKDLTYSSPFWEVGRLISAKAGISSFIEHEKGVFCVDAVYHQMDKNVGKRLQRRNTHFNAIYAYEDGALYSFEIAKQIGVCCIYDLPIGYWRAAKRLMESELEKWPEWSGTLTGFKDSLAKLSKKDEELRLADRIFVASTFTAKTLQEYPGNLSKIDVIPYGFPPVGEIKKYSSHKSLKILFVGGLSQRKGIAYLFDAVEYLGDAVDLTVVGHKLVEDCQPLNEALNKHKWIPSLSHGDILKLMHQQDVLVFPSLFEGFGLVITEAMSQGTPVITTDRTAGPDLIEHGKNGWIIEAGSKEAIINSLEEILYNPGRISDVGKAARQTAMNRPWSAYGEELAKKIKDIAD
- a CDS encoding glycosyltransferase family 4 protein produces the protein MSRLLRFVLIGNYKLDKQESMARYANSLQIGLSEAGIHAEIWYPVVFFARWSKSTITGLGKWLGYLDKWILFPLVLKFRILIFRIKHSDENIFFHVCDHSNAPYLAHLPLNRSGITCHDVLAIRGALGFKDAYCPASPAGKVLQKWILANLIKAKRLTAVSQFTLNQLYELASGERNNQNGKKWRVIHNFYNASFEPMDVEKRRKMLLNILPDTEFILHVGSSLPRKNRPLLIGMLKNIGDKWDGKVCFAGEKLDEELKNIIDGSGLKDRFFSVEKPEHDTLVALYSSCLAFIFPSFSEGFGWPLIEAQACGAPVIASKIESLNEVSGGSALHADPEKPAEFANAFLQVLEKSFRDQLIRKGFDNCARFEKSRLIGEFIQLYTDR
- a CDS encoding acyltransferase, which translates into the protein MFKKLIPLMLPWKLKRWFLNKYFGFEIHPSAKIGLAWVYPHKLVMGPGTRIDHFTIAIHLDLIEMRANSIIGRNNWITGLSTQTESIHFSHQTNRKAELYMGEEAAITKNHHIDCTNRIAIGRFATIAGYQTQLLTHSIDVFENRQDSLPIIIGDYTFVGTNCVVLGGAKLPSQSVLGAKSLLNKSFEEPWTLYAGVPAKAISQISQDAKYFTRATGFVQ